Part of the Sporosarcina sp. FSL K6-2383 genome is shown below.
CTGTGGTGCATGAAGGAAGGTGATACCCTCTTGACGAAGTAATTCAGCCGTTTCCTCCTTACTGAAATCAGAACGAATTCCGAGTTCTTCTAGCACGTCAGAACTGCCTGCAGCACTGGAAATTTTCCGATTGCCGTGCTTGGCAACCAATGCACCTGCACCCGCTAGTACAAAGGCTGACGCTGTACTAATATTAAAGCTGTTCAAACCGTCCCCGCCTGTTCCACAGTTATCCATGTAGACACCTTCAGGAACGGGCAATTGAACAGCATGTGATTTCATAACAAATGCAAGAGCCGCCACCTCATGGGCCGTCTCTCCTTTACGTGACAATGCTACGAGGAAGTCAACAATATCCTTTGAATCTGTCCGTTCATCAAAAATGAGGTTGGCCGCCTCCAGCATTTCTTCATACATTAGATGCTTACCCTGCTCTACTTTACTCACAATCCCTCTCATCTCAATCTCTCCTCTGCTCAGCTCTTTTTTCTTAATTCACAACCTCTAACAACGAACGTGCCTTATTAACTGTTTCCATGTATTCTGCTGTCGGGTTCGATGCCGCCACAATCCCTGCACCCGCCTGTACGTATGCTTTTCCATCCCGCACAATCATCGTACGAATCGTTAACGCAAAATCCATGTTGCCATTAAAACCGATATAACCGATGGCTCCGCCATAAATGCCGCGATCCATTTGCTCTAATTCATCAATCAATTCCATCGCTCGTGTTTTCGGTGTTCCCGTTACTGTACCCGCCGGCAAACACGCACTCAAAGCATCCAATGAGTGAAGCACTGGCGATAACGTCCCTTCCACTTCAGACACCAAATGCATGACGTGCTCATAACGAACAACCTCCATATAGCTCGTAACGTCGACGGAGTCTGCTACACAAATTCTCGCTAGATCATGGCGTCCAAGTTCAACAAGCATATCGTGCTCCGACACCTCTTTCGGATCTGCACGCAACTCTTTTTCGAGCGCCACATCCTCTGCCTTGTCTTGCCCACGTCGACGTGTGCCCGCAATCGGATTCGTCATTACCTTGCCATTCGACACACTGACCAAACTTTCCGGCGACGTCCCCACCACAACATGATCGTCGAATTCCATATAGTACATATACGGCGAAGGATTACGTTTTCTCAGCTTACGGTACAATGAAAACGGGTCACCTTTGAAATCAGCTACCAATCTTCTCGACAGCACAACTTGCTCCACTTCTCCTTCACCTATATAACCTTTCGCCTGGCGCACCAAATCCTCAAACTGCTGTTGCGTTACAGAACTTGTATAGTCGGAGATTTCAAAGGTAGAGTCTTCATTTTCCGGTCCTGCCAACATACTTTCTGCTAACGCATCCAGGTCGGGCACACTTTGTACTTCATTAATTTCTGTATGCAGCAACGTCACTTCATTCAACACATGGTCGAAAATAACGATGGTTTCATAGATATTAAAATTGACGTCCGGGAATCCTAAATTTTCCTCTGTACGGTGGCCATCTTCTCGTGCCGCCCCGTACCCGACATAGCCGACCGCACCGCCTGTAAATGGAAAGTCGATATCATCCGTAATCCGCGGCATCAAACGTTTCAACAGCACAAACAAATCGCCCTCATGGCTGTATTTCTTCCCCGTTGCGTAGACATGCTCCTCAATTTTGCCTTCCCGTCCGCTATAACACTTCACCGGATCCATCCCAAGGAACGAATAACGCCCAGATCCTTCATGCTTCGAAGAACTTTCGAGTAAAAACTTTCGCTCGCCTTGCATTCTTCTAAAAATCAAAATTGGCGTAAGCGAATCACCATTAACCTTCTTCATCGTCGTCCTTAAACTCTTCTGCCCTGTGCTCATCTCATCTCTCCTCATCTCTTTTTGAGTTCATTTATAAATTGAAATCAAATACGCCTTGGCGTATTTGCGTCCAGATTTTGAATTGAGCTTGAGGCCTACAGGATGTAGGTCATGCAGTCGTTGCGACATGACGTCGCGAGTTTAGACTGCCTTCCTTTAACTCCCCTCAAAATCTGTGACATCCGCGGGCCGACAGGATGTCGGTCATGCAACCTTTGCCACAGGACGTGGCGTTCTTTGGTTGCCTTCCTTTTATTTTTATTCAGCAGGCATTTGAACTTCTGCTGAATAAAAATAAAAAAAGCCCTCTGCAAAAGGACATAAAAGTCCGATTGCAGAGGACGGAATAAACCGCGTTGCCACCTCTAATTGAAGCATAACTGCTTCCACTTAGTGCGCCTAAATCAATTACGCCTCGGTGTAATTGTGTCCAGATTTTGAATTGAGCAGAGCTCAATTAACTCCTTTCAAAATCTGTGACATCCACCGGAGGCTTTAACTTGCTTCAGCAAGTTAATAAGGCACATCCCCTAACGCGGGATATACGTCTCCCTTGAACATATTCAAGGGAACTCTCATAAGTCCATTCACATCGGCTGCGAATCAGTTTCCACCACCCACTGACTCTCTTAAATCGCGCACCCATGCTACTCTTCTTATTCAACAATTTCTCAGCTATGCTCTTCTCATCTCGACTCATCTATCCGTGGGCGGCACCGCTCTCGGTACCTCCTGCCCGTCTTTGAACAAAAAAGTTATTCTTATCTTAGTACGTGGAAAGTTAATTGTCAACCTTTTCAGTCAACAATTAAACCTATCATTTTTGAACATTCCGCGCCAACGCGCTACAATAGAGGTAAGAAATTTCCTGGATTGGGTGACAGCGATGAGAATTAATAAATATTTAAGCGAAGCGGGAATCGTTTCCCGTCGCGGTGCAGATAAATGGATTGAAGATGGACGTATAACCATCAACGGGCAACTAGCGGAACTTGGTAGCAAAGTACAAGAAGGCGATGACGTTCATGCGGATGGAAAACCAGTCAAAACAGAACAACAACTCGTCTATATCGCACTCAACAAACCTGTTGGTATTACAAGCACAACAGAACGCCATATCGAGGGAAACGTTGTCGACTTCATCAACCATCCCCTACGCATTTTCCATATCGGACGGCTCGATAAAGACTCAGATGGACTGCTTCTCATGACAAACGACGGCGACATCGTCAATGAAATTTTGCGTGAAGAACACGGTCATGAAAAAGAATACATCGTCACTGTTGATCATCCGATTACGCAAGCATTTATCGACAAAATGGAATCGGGCGTCCCTATTTTAGACACCGTGACAAAACCATGCAAAGTAAAACAACTCGGGCCACGCAAATTCAACATCACATTAACCCAAGGGCTCAATCGCCAAATCCGTCGCATGTGCTCCGCACTCGGTTACAACGTCCAGAACTTACGACGCACGCGTATCCTCAATATCCACTTGGGCAATTTACAGAATGGACAATGGCGTGATTTGACGAAAGAAGAGCTGAACGAGATGTTTAGCATGATGAATTATAAGCCGAAACGATAAAAACTGTTATACACTTAGATTTCCCCAAGTATATAACAGTTTTTCCACTCTAAATAATCTGTGTCTTAGTAATCTAAAAAAGAATATCAAAACTATAGAACTGCAAGCGTGAATCAATAATACCCCAGCATAGTTAATCTATGAAAGTACTTTTATTAGTCGACATATCGAAATAGCTTGTCTACTCTTCAATTCTTCTACTATAATACTATATAATACCATCCAAAAAATTTCGTCAATTTAAAGGAGGAAGTCACATGCTCGTCAGAGATTTATATTTACCCAAACAAGATGTAGTCATTGCGCATACTGAACAAACTGTTATGGAAGTATTAACAAAAATCAAAGAAAGTGGCTACCGATGCATTCCTGTTGTGGACAGTAATGATAATTACAAAGGGATGATTTACAGAGTCCACTTAATTGAATACATTTACGAGGATAACGGGGATAAAAATACGACCGTCGAACATTTATTAAAGCACCAGGATGCATTTATATCTGAACGTTCTTCTTTCTTAAACGCATTGATTGATATTAAGTCATTGCCATTTCTAAGCGTTGTTGAAAACGGCAAGCTAATTGGGATCCTAACGCATAACAAGGTCGAAAGCGTATTGGAGGATGCATTTGGTCTGAAAACAGGTGGTATCAATATTACGATTTCGTCAACCGAAGCAAAAGGCATGATTGAGAAATTAACAAAAACGCTACGGGGCGAAAATATCGAAGGCATGTTCACGCTGGATAATGGTTCCGTGTTGGCACGAAGAGTTGTTATCACGCTTGAGGATGGAAAGACAGAAGAGGATATTGAGAAGCTAAGCGACAAGCTCGAAAAGAATGGTTTTAGAATTTTACATGTCGATCATATTGGACAAAGTAAATAAAATAAAGGCTAGATTACAGCGAATGATTTCGCTTGATCTAGCCTTTTTATATTCAAACTACCGTATATTCTTCACCAAATAATACACCCGTGCAATCATTTCCTTTTCTTTTCAAATGAAGTAATCGACAAGCCTTCCATTACTGTCATTTCTCCTATTTTCACAAACCCACTTTTTTCATAGAAATGAACAGCAGGTGCATTTTTAGAACCCGTTGATACAATTAGCGTTTCATCGCCTTCACCATAGCTTTCAACGAAGTCCAATAGTCTCCCCGCAATCCCTTTTCTAAAGTGTTTAGGATACACCATTAACCGATGAATATCAATTAACTCCTCTTCTACTTTGATTGAAATAACTCCGCCCAACTCTCCATCTACATAACAGCCATAGAAAGTTTCTCCACATCGTTGCAAAGTAATCACCGTGTCCCTTAATGGTGGGATATCATAGAAATCAATTAATTCTGCTTCCACCTTATACGATGGAATTTGAACATCTAACACTTCTTCAGCAAATTTGGGATCTGTAATATCTATTTCTTTAATCAATGTTATCCTCCTCAAATTTAACTTTAGGACCGAAATAGTATGATGTATCTTTTTCAAGTTTCAAGTATATATTATTTCATTTGTTTTGTTTTGTTTCTTTCTTTCCCCAACGATATGAGTTATAGCGAAGGTGAAAGAGGTGGATAATATGCCAACAATTCTTGATGATTATAAACCACAAATAACAGAAGAACAAGTGGTGCTGAGCCGCAAATCAATGGATTTTGTCAAAGTCATGATGCTTCAAGGAAGAACTTGAAAGAGAACGAGAAAGACTTTATCAAGGACTTAGTGAAATAGAGAAGAAAAAAGCTTTTGAAGTTTTGAGTAAGCAATTCAATATTCCGGATTTCATTACTGTTCGTGATGTTTCTGAAATTCTAGGAATCACACCTCAAATGGTTCGAAGGCACCGTTCTGACGGGAAACTTAAATCCTACCAAACGCTAGAAGGCAGTGGTAAGTGGCGAATTGACGCTGAACAATTTATGGATAAACCAAGTTGGGATAAGTTCATTGAAAAACGAGCAAAGCTAAAAAACAATCGATAAACATCGCAGAAAAAGTCCTCGAATACCTAGACGATGTAGAATAGATTGTCAGGGAGGCAATGAGAAAGTTAAAACCATATCTATTAGATACAAATGTATTTAGATATACGGTGAACCCAACCTGTGGTGAAGATTTACGAAGGGCAGCCAGACTTTTCGGAAAAACGCTTTACACGATTTCAAAAATGGGAAAGCCATTCTTCTTGTATCAAGGAAGGTTATTCGTGAAATAGAAGTTCAATCATTAACCTACCCGATAAAGAAAAACGTAAAATTGTGGGTCAATTAGAACTTTGTCAAGAAGTCTCACCCAGTCGTTTTATCCCCAGAAATTGAACACAAAATCAGACAAGTAACTCCCCACGTTCTCTCTAATTTTAAAGACGATATGGGTAGAGACAAAATGGAATACGGTGGTATGTCCGACGCACAAATACTCTATACCGCCTACATTGAAGATGCTATTTTAATTACAGCGAATGTTAAAAACTTCTTTGAATTAGACCAAGAATCATAGGGAAACACCAAAAAGCGAGGACACCTCTTACAAGGTACCTCGCCTTTTTAATCAAACAATCTTTATTTTATAGACAGGAGTTCCTGGCACATTCATGACTATTTTTTTGGGGGTTCATTAACAGCAAGATTGACTAAATCAACCATCTTGCCTACGAAACTTTCTAGAAGCTTTTCCCCTTTTTCCACACTAGCAAGCGTCGCATCTCCAAATACTCCACTTTTACTTAAATCCCCTAGAGATATTGTAGAACTTCCATATAGTGCAGGTCTATCAGGGTACTCCTTTACAGCCTTGGACATATCAACTAATTCAGGCTTTACCGCAAGCATCAAGGAGGTTTCAAATTCACAAGCATGGATCATACCGGACCAAGTCTGAGAATCACAATGTTCTGCCATGACTTTATGAATATCGGGATAAAATAAGTAGATGACATTCATATCTAGCTCATCCATCAGCTCACGAGTCGCATATTTCATAGCTGCATTATTAGCATCATGCCCGTTCACTAGAATAAGTGTTTTTACGCCATACCGGTTAACACTGTGAGCTACATCTTTAATAACTGCTTCAACATGATGTTGCTGAAGTGAAACTGTCCCCGGAATATCACGCCATACCCATGAGTAACCGAATGGTACAGCTGGTAATAATAGAGCTCCAGTCTCCTCACAAATTCTTCGTGAAATGCCTTCAGCTAAATAGATGTCAACGCCTAATGGAAGATGGTGGCCATGCTGTTCTGTAGCACCTAAAGGTAAAATGGCAACTGGGTATTCCTCTATCGCAATTTTAACTTGGTCTCTAGTCATGTTAATCAATTCTTTAGCCTTTGCCATCTCGTTCAGCTCCTTAGTCCCTGCATCAGCTCTACATAACGTTTTGCTTTTTCTTCGATATTCTTCAAATCTTTTGTAGTTGCACCCCTTGGTACAAGGTCATTTCCAATAGCAAATGAAGAGCAGCCTGCTTCATAATAATCTTTTAAATTATTTAGATCAACGCCACCTACTCCCATAATATGTACATTCGGAAATGGTCCTTGAAGACTTTTCACATAGGATACCCCAAGCACATTTGCTGGGAATAATTTCACTACTTCCACTTCTTCTTGTACCGCTTGCATAATCTCTCCTGGAGTGAATACGCCGGGAATTACGCTCACACGTTTTGATTGTACATAGCGGGTTAAGTCTCGATCCCAACCAGGTGTAATGATATACTTGCCTCCAGCGTCCAATACACGATCTACTTGGTGTGTGTGAACGACAGTACCTGCCCCAAGATAAACCGAAGCTTGGAATGCCGAACTAATTTTCCGAATGGAACCAAGTGCTTTCTCTTCTTCGCTCAATGATACCTCAAGCATTGTAATACCATTTTCAACCAACTTCTCTGTGATGGCAACTGCATATTCCGGATCTATCCCTCTTAGAATCGCTACAATACTTCCATTTTCTACTATCATAATTTAATTATCACCCTTCAAATTGCCCTAACCAACGGGCAGGATTGTCTACAAATATTGTATTAATATCGTTTTGACTTACGCCTTCTTCCAATAAGCGCGGTATGAATTTTTTCAAAATATATTCAAAACCAGGACCTCCACCATAAGCGTGTAAATAAGCTTGGCGACCCATATCGGCAGAAATGAGAAGTTGTTTTACATAGCCATTTTCAATCATATTTTTGATAAGCCCCACCCTAGTACTGTCAGGGTAATATTTTATCTTACTTACACCGTCAAATTGCACATATGCTCCTCTTTTGGCAAGTTGTAAATGATAATATGGATCTGCGTTTCGATCGCTATGACCTACTGCCACTTTTGTAAGATCAACTTGTTCCTCTTCTAAAATATCAAGCAGCTCTTCACCCATTGTTCCTGCTTCTGTGTGCAGCCACACGGGTGCACCTGTTTCTTTTTGTGCTCGACCAACAGCTCTCGTAACTTTTTCTTCAAGAGGATGAATTAATTGATCCCAAGATCCGGCTTTTAAAAAGCCGGCTTTGGCGTCAGTTCCATCCATTCCTATCGTAACGTCTCTTACTAACTTTTCTTGGATTTCCTCAATCGTTAATGCCTCTACCCATGCTGGGAAATAAATATGTTTGTTAAATCCCGTAGTCGCAATCACATTAACACCCGCTTCTACCGCCATCCGCTTTAGTTTAGAAGCGTCTCTTCCGTAATCTAAAGTAGTCGCATCTACTAGCGCATTTCCACCTGCTTTTTTAAACCTTAAAAGTTCACTGACTGATGCTTCATAGTCTGTCAGCTCTAAATCACGATCCTTTTGATTTGAAGGTGGATTTGTCCACAAATGTTCGTGACTATAAGTAAATCCAAGATCCTTTACGCCTATATCCCCTAAAACCGTTCTTATTTTTCCCATCAAGAATTCCTCCTACACACTATATTCTTCACTTATAAGCCAATTCCAAATAACATTCCCACTAGTCTAATGATGACAACAACGATAATAGCATCCGGTGAAGCAAACCAAAGGCCCTCGATGCCATAAGCTGTTACATCAACTAGTGGATAGGCAAGTGCTACGAGTAGTGACCATGAAATACCTAAGAACAAACCTGCAATCATTGCACCTCTTCTTCCACCTGTAGCGTTACCAAAAACACCTGCAGCACCACCCATGAAGAATAATCCGATAACGGAAGGTAATACAACTACAGGGAGTATACTCGATATTAATGTCACTAAAAGACCCCCTACTAACGCTGACAAGAAACCAAGCGTTACAGCGATTGGAGCGAATGAAAAGAAGATAGGAACGTCTAAAGCAGGTTTTGCGCCAGGTACTATTTTTTCCGCTACCCCTTTAAATGCAGGAACAATCTCCCCTAGGAACATCCGCACACCTTGTAGAAGAATAAGAATACCTGCGACAAACGTTAAAGCATTCATTAAGGAAAACTGAAATACGTCTGTTCCACCTGTGATCTCATGCATTGTTGCTCCATCTACAAAGATCGCAGTCACTAAATAAAGAGCAATCATTATGATTCCCATCAGAACACTCATATCTTTTAAGAAATCAAGTGACTTGGGTACTTTAACATCCTCTGTTGATTTCTCTTTATTGCCCAACTTACCGCCAATCCACCCGGACATACTAATCCACGTGCTCCCCCAGAAACCAAATGCAATGTTGTCATTGCCTGTGATCTTCCTCACAAACGGTTGTGAAATTGCAGGGAAAAGTACCATTGAAATACCTTGAATGATAGAACCAAGAATAATGGTAGTGGTACTAGATAGCCCCATCTGATTAAAGACAATTGCCATTGTACCAGCAAATGAGAACATCATATGTCCAGTCAAAAAGATATACTTCCACTTTGTTACTCTGGCAATCAATAAGTTAATTAAAAAGGAGAAAACTAATATTAAAGCTGTTTCCGTCCCTAATACAGTTTGCACCGAAGCGACTAAAGCATTGTCCTCCGCAACAATACCTGTTAATCCGAAAGCTTTATTAAACATATTACTAAATGGAACCAAGGCACCAACGATAACATTAGCTCCTTGTTGTAAAATAATGAATCCAAAAATGGTTTTTAATGTACCTTTAATCACATCGGAAGTAGATTTCCGAAGAGCCACTAATCCGACGAGCGCAATAATCCCCAGAATAATTGCTGGATTACTTAAGACTGATACAACTGCATCTAACATATTTCATCACCCCTTTTCAGCTAATCTTTTAATGATAGGCATTACTTTACTTTCAATCTCATCTTTGTCCAATAAGTTATTGATAGAAATAACTTCCATAGGCTCATCCTGTAACTCAGTTGAAATTTCACTTGATGCCACCATAAAATCACATGACATTCCCTTGGCAGATCCTAAATCAACCGCTTCCCCATTCACTTCATACCCATGACCTTTTGCTATAGACTGAATATCCATTAGAAGCATTAAACTAGTTCCAAATCCCATTCCACATACCGTTACTATTTTCATTAATAAACACCCCTTTTTAGATTATCGAAAGAATATCTTCTTTCGTTGTCGCTGTATTCATAATCATATTTAACTTCTCTTCATCCCTTAATAAATTCGCCAGCGCTTGAAGCATTTCAATGTGGCTAGTGCTATCTGTTCCGCAAAGTGCACAAACTAGTGTTATAGGATCATTAGATGGATGTCCAAATACGACCGGCTCACTCAATCTAACGATAGATACGCCTTTTCCTAATGCACCCGATTCAGGTCTAGCATGCGGAAATGCAATATGGGGGGCAATTACAATATACGGTCCCACATCTTGAAATCCTTTTACCATTGCGTCTACATATCGGTCTTCTGCTAGTCCTGCGTTTACTAATAATTGCCCCGCCTTTCTAATGGCGTCTTCAGCATTTTCTGCTTTAATATCCAGTTCAATCAGTTCTTCTGTAAGCACTAACATTCTTTCATCCCTTTCCTTCATTTGTTTTCGTTTTGTTTCTTCCATCTAAATCAATGTAATACTCATAACGATCTCCTCTATTCGACATTTCAACTAATTCAAATGGAGTCCCGTCTTCCAAATAAGAAACTCTAGTTAAATGTAACAAGGCTGATTGAGGCGGTATTCGTAACTCTATAGCTTCAAGATCACTGGCATTTCTAGCCTGAATTCGTTCGTTAGCTTTACTAAGCCGTATATCATATTCATCCTCTAAGGTTTCATATAATGATTCCCCTTGCAGGCCTTTTTCTAGTAAACCCGGCACATATTTAGCACGCATATAGTTAATCATTATGGCAATAGGCTCTCCATTAGCTAAACGTATCCTTTTTAGACAAAGGATTTTTTCACTGGAAGATAGTTGTAATTTCTTTTTAAGTTTCTGAGTTGGCTCCATTTCCATCAGCACTGTATTTTCAGTTTGTATTTCTTTTCCCTGCCGTTGCATCTCTTCTGTCCAACTCGTAATTGTCCCTGCAGTTTGCACTATGCTTTTTGACTCTACAAAGGTGCCTTTACCTTGTATCTTCCTCACTACTCCATCAACGACTAATTCATCAATCGTCCTGCGTACAGTTATCCGGCTAACACCGTACATCTTTTCAATTTCCGGCTCGATTGGCAGGACATCTCCCTCCACAAGGTTCTCTTCAATATACTTTGTTAAGGACACTTTCAACTGCTTATACAGGGGTGTCTTCGATTTACTACTCAACGGTTCTTGTTGCACACCTCTCCGCCCTTTCATTTCATATTCATTATGATGTATTTCAAATAATCAACTTAATTGAATCATAACATTATAATGTATTATGTCAATAATTTTATTTAAAGCGTTTTCATTATAATGATTATCATTTTAATGGTTTGATTAAAAACGTCCCCTAACCGGTAGCCCGGCTAAGAGACATTTGTCTGACCTCATATTTGCGAAGTATTCATAGAGGATTAACTACATAAGGTTTCACCACAACATTTCGTTCAGTAAATACAAAAAAGCGAGGACACCTCTCACAGTGTACCTCGCTTGTCTAGTTAAGCAGTTTTCACTTTATCATCCGGTTCTGGCACCTTCGCGAGTAGAACAAGCCCGATAACGAACAACACTACGAGACTGAATACACCGTTTGCGGAGCTCCCTGTCAGCTGTGTCGTCAACGCTACCAATAAAGGACCCATGACGGATGCGAACTTGCCGAAAATATTATAGAATCCGAAAAACTCATTTGCTTTTTCTTTCGGGACAATTCTAGCAAAATAGGAACGACTAAGCGCCTGGATGCCTCCCTGTGACGTTGCAACAAGCATCGCCAAGATCCAGAAATCCATCGTTGTTTTCATGAAATACGCATAAATACAAACGATAATATAAACACAAATACCAACATACAACATCTTTTTCCCTGTAAACTTCTGCGCCAGCTTACCGTAAATAATCGAAAATGGTGCAGCTACCACTTGTGTGACAAACAAAATAATTAGAAGATTAGTAGCGCTAATCCCTAAATCAGTTCCGTAGGCTGTTGACATATTAATAATCGTCCCGACGCCATCAATGTAGAAAAAGTAAGCCAGTAAGAATAAAAACACTGTCCGATATTTACGAATTTCTTTAAATGTCCCACCAAGCCGTCTGAAACTACCTCCGAGTATATTCGACTCACGTTTCACGCCATGAAGCTGACGCACATTTTTCAGCATCGGAATCGTAAACACAAACCACCAAATTGCCGTAATGACGAAGGCGATCCTACTCGCCATAGACACTGCAAGTGGAATCACTTCATTCTGGGCCAATAAAATAATAGCAATACTAATAATAAACGGAATTGTACTTCCAATATACCCAAAACCAAAGCCGCGTGCAGATATGTGATTCATTTGCTTTTGCGGTGTTACATCAACGAGAAATGCATCATAAAATATATTCGCACCATGGAAGCCAACGGCCGTTACCGTGTAGATAATCAATAACCACAACCAATTATCCCCCGGTACAAATGCCAACGAAACTGTCGAGACTGTCCCCACGAGGAAAAAGAACAGGAAAAATTTCTTCTTTAATCCTTCGTAATCCGCAATCGCCCCTAAAACCGGCCCAATCATTGCCAAAATGAACGTCGCAATGGCAACTGAATAACCCAAATACGCAGTTGAATTCGACAAACTAACGCCAGCATCAGTTGCAACCGCCTTATAATATAGTGGAAAAACCGCGGTCGTAATAATAATGGAATATGCCGAGTTTGCCCAATCATAGAAAATCCAACTATTCTCTTGTTTCGTATACTTCTTCATCCCCACACCCCTTTCATCCCCTATAGACAGTTTACACGAAGTTGAATGTAAACATTGTAAAACTTCAATCTATTCTCAACAGTTCCTTTATCACTTTTCCATCCGTATTTCCCAAATCTACCCCTAGTAATCTTGCAAACGTTGGTCCCTCATCAACCAACCGCATATGTTCAATTTTCACATT
Proteins encoded:
- a CDS encoding PTS sugar transporter subunit IIA; protein product: MLVLTEELIELDIKAENAEDAIRKAGQLLVNAGLAEDRYVDAMVKGFQDVGPYIVIAPHIAFPHARPESGALGKGVSIVRLSEPVVFGHPSNDPITLVCALCGTDSTSHIEMLQALANLLRDEEKLNMIMNTATTKEDILSII
- a CDS encoding GntR family transcriptional regulator — protein: MQQEPLSSKSKTPLYKQLKVSLTKYIEENLVEGDVLPIEPEIEKMYGVSRITVRRTIDELVVDGVVRKIQGKGTFVESKSIVQTAGTITSWTEEMQRQGKEIQTENTVLMEMEPTQKLKKKLQLSSSEKILCLKRIRLANGEPIAIMINYMRAKYVPGLLEKGLQGESLYETLEDEYDIRLSKANERIQARNASDLEAIELRIPPQSALLHLTRVSYLEDGTPFELVEMSNRGDRYEYYIDLDGRNKTKTNEGKG
- a CDS encoding MFS transporter, which produces MKKYTKQENSWIFYDWANSAYSIIITTAVFPLYYKAVATDAGVSLSNSTAYLGYSVAIATFILAMIGPVLGAIADYEGLKKKFFLFFFLVGTVSTVSLAFVPGDNWLWLLIIYTVTAVGFHGANIFYDAFLVDVTPQKQMNHISARGFGFGYIGSTIPFIISIAIILLAQNEVIPLAVSMASRIAFVITAIWWFVFTIPMLKNVRQLHGVKRESNILGGSFRRLGGTFKEIRKYRTVFLFLLAYFFYIDGVGTIINMSTAYGTDLGISATNLLIILFVTQVVAAPFSIIYGKLAQKFTGKKMLYVGICVYIIVCIYAYFMKTTMDFWILAMLVATSQGGIQALSRSYFARIVPKEKANEFFGFYNIFGKFASVMGPLLVALTTQLTGSSANGVFSLVVLFVIGLVLLAKVPEPDDKVKTA